From Enoplosus armatus isolate fEnoArm2 chromosome 23, fEnoArm2.hap1, whole genome shotgun sequence, a single genomic window includes:
- the LOC139305976 gene encoding F-box/WD repeat-containing protein 7-like, translating to MGFYGTLKLIFYKMKRKLDHGPDGRPFPSGKKHCKGNTYLSPSSLVQTTPTTFGDLRLANGHSAQRRRVTSGPPPSGLQDWLHTFQTWSGPERLLALDELIDRCETSQVKHMMQVIEPQFQRDFISLLPKELALYVLTFLAPRDLLQAAQTCRYWRILAEDNLLWREKCREEGVSECASSRRRKCARPAAAASPWKSAYIRQHRIENNWRKGDTREPMVLKGHDDHVITCLQFSGDLIVSGSDDNTLKVWSAISGKCLRTLTGHTGGVWCSQMAVATVISGSTDRTLRVWDAKSGECVHTLYGHTSTVRCMHLHGNRVVSGSRDTTLRVWDVTTGRCEHVLTGHVAAVRCVQYDGRRVVSGGYDYMVKVWDSETEACLHTLQGHTNRVYSLQFDGVFVVSGSLDTSIRVWDAETGGCVHKLTGHQSLTSGMELRDNILVSGNADSTVRVWDVRTGQCLHTLQGSNKHQSAVTCLQFCRGLVLSSSDDGTVKLWDLKTGAWLRDVVALQSRGSGGVVWRIRASDTRLVCAAGSRNGTEETKLLVLDFDLDDKKKETD from the exons ATGGGTTTCTACGGCACCTTGAAGCTCATCTTCTACAAA ATGAAGAGGAAGCTGGATCATGGTCCTGATGGCCGGCCGTTCCCTTCGGGGAAGAAGCACTGCAAAGGCAACACATACctgag tcCTTCCAGTCTGGTTCAGACCACGCCCACCACGTTCGGCGACCTGAGGCTGGCCAATGGGCATTCGGCTCAGCGGCGGCGCGTCACCTCGGGCCCGCCCCCCTCTGGGCTGCAGGACTGGCTTCATACCTTCcag ACGTGGAGCGGTCCTGAGAGGCTATTGGCTCTGGACgagttgattgacaggtgtgaGACCAGTCAGGTGAAGCACATGATGCAGGTGATCGAGCCCCAGTTCCAGAGAGACTTCATATCCCTGCTGCCCAAAGAG ttagCTCTGTACGTGTTGACCTTCTTGGCACCCAGAGACCTGCTGCAGGCCGCTCAGACCTGCAGGTACTGGAGGATCCTGGCTGAAGACAACCTGCTGTGGAGGGAGAAGTGCCGCGAGGaag GTGTTTCAGAGTGTGCGTCGTCTCGTCGCAGGAAGTGCGCGCGGCCGGCTGCGGCGGCCAGTCCGTGGAAATCTGCCTACATTAGACAACACCGCATAGAGAACAACTGGAGGAAGGGGGACACACGAGAGCCCATG GTGTTGAAAGGTCACGATGATCACGTGATCACGTGTCTCCAGTTCAGTGGCGACCTGATTGTCAGCGGCTCTGACGACAACACGCTCAAAGTCTGGTCCGCCATCTCTGGCAAG tgtcTGCGGACGTTGACGGGTCACACCGGCGGCGTGTGGTGCAGTCAGATGGCGGTCGCCACGGTGATCAGCGGCTCCACCGACCGGACGCTGCGTGTGTGGGACGCCAAGAGCGGCGAGTGTGTCCACACGCTGTACGGACACACGTCCACTGTGCGCTGCATGCATCTCCACGGCAAccg gGTGGTGTCGGGCTCGCGGGACACGACGCTGCGTGTGTGGGACGTGACGACGGGCCGCTGCGAGCACGTGCTGACGGGCCACGTGGCGGCGGTGCGCTGCGTCCAGTACGACGGCCGCCGCGTGGTGTCGGGAGGCTACGACTACATGGTGAAGGTGTGGGACTCGGAGACGGAGGCGTGtctgcacacactgcagggaCACACCAACAGAGTGTACTCACTGCAG TTTGATGGTGTGTTCGTGGTGAGCGGCTCGTTGGACACTTCGATCAGAGTCTGGGACgcagagacag GTGGGTGTGTCCACAAGCTGACGGGCCACCAATCACTGACCAGCGGCATGGAGCTGCGTGACAACATCCTGGTGTCCGGGAATGCCGACTCGACGGTCCGAGTGTGGGACGTCCGGACGGGACAGTGTCTCCACACACTGCaag GTTCCAACAAGCACCAGTCGGCGGTGACGTGTCTGCAGTTCTGTCGAGGTCTGGTTCTGTCCAGCTCGGACGACGGGACGGTCAAACTGTGGGACCTGAAGACCGGAGCCTGGCTGAGGGACGTGGTGGCGCTGCAGAGCCGGGGATCAG GTGGCGTCGTGTGGCGAATCAGAGCGTCCGACACTCGGCTGGTGTGCGCCGCCGGCAGCAGGAACGGGACGGAGGAAACCAAACTGCTGGTGCTGGACTTCGACCTGGACGACAAGAAGAAAGAGACGGACTGA
- the LOC139306028 gene encoding FH2 domain-containing protein 1-like, which produces MHVMGSVSPANERERFSLQVEGMTIAVPTSPPSPPCLPPGFSDTEGNRTKPPLLPPPPPPPLPPPPPPPPMPPLLPGLGNPVEGLRKKRRVRSFFWKTIPEDQVKGRANLWTQGRVQQQYQIDVQTIEELFGQNDRQSNTKATPTRGGKTRSSFREAKEEVSILDSKRGMNIGIFLKQFKRANQTIVDDIHHGNSEPYGAEPLRELLKLLPEAEEVKKLKSYQGDVSKLSLADSFVYLLIQLPSYSVRIESMLLKEEFPGVCGAMKRDISILRSATKELMCCEELHAVLHLVLQAGNILNAGGYAGNAVGFKLSSLLSLADTKANKPGMNLLHFVALEAQKKDKKLLEFPLKLSQVQPAARISLETLDAELQWLTSRTRSVEENVQRDTELLQQLDNFLQSATSSLCSLRGSRQQLKKEGSELIDFFCEDRETFRLDDCFGIFHTFCSRFTDAVKENMEREAKEAARRRRLQELEEQKRHSWAGGEEVGGAFRLRCSSEADMSSAVSRHDEAGLLVELLTPKSRPRSPLNNYHNPLGRSWSLRRSRHSPSSSPFIAADRELSTLLGMATSDHNVVPQRGEGEAMTALPSASPELRSPGLSPQTRPQSPRVTTCSFPQNQEPQAGQMAPQTPPSPPKTSLSALNANHTTATYLSYDATQTQINTINPTNKVTVKPTSDPNQQSDHNNNGKDRLGLGFSSQGTLSHHQTQAGLMGGLARMNKADGDCSGRIACSDEMFERSTATTGNMSVVLEKCTLVPELKVFDKVTTLTSPTEGPHFSRLHGYHRDNMVITALEEEGVDRSHVQKVQNKSQIENAEKSNVHNSETSSSSSQKEEEEGREEKVVVWCVTGVCEAAGELTHADNTHAETEKDQCRSDNQGGSQQASSAPANRTPSEPQPTNEKSVPVPISSQPVSVSRCDDPSLPVSSPMWRPAEPTSPNEAPALTADATKEAKEPGEEAEGSTNEERDVKTGPEQSTDDRSRNKTASCHTTNENTEAASSTNGKAERTTSSKPSTKNLPTSRTRPAGTKPVILNTTSAANKGKPVRTLTNSENQDMRRVVPISRTSRGALSLGKHPEKPPGNRGSSSTAAPASPAVSNLTSASIRRGERPSTAPSSRRSSIHKTLDPKDSKDQKVSGTQASAQEQNQDLQRKPSIRKTLTKPKPQPEEKMCRSTLRALSQAGGGGSVSAPATPLHKATTPSSSPIPSFARSTASSSFRRTHTTLAPPAPPHSPHTGSDCSPKSSPKTTFSSVAPPGSSSPLRRSQSIRAPRSPLHDSLVPPKGHRRNDSGTFSDKSTNSRDSGKSNRPSWR; this is translated from the exons ATGCATGTGATGGGCAGCGTCTCCCCGGCCAATGAGAGGGAGCGTTTCTCCCTCCAGGTTGAGGGCATGACCATCGCCGTGCCGAcgtctcctccttctcctccttgtcttcCACCGGGATTTTCTGATACTGAGGGCAACCGGACAAAACCGCCTCTCCTACCtccgcctcctccccctccactgcctcctcctccccctcctcctcccatgcCGCCCCTGTTACCAGGGCTCGGAAACCCTGTAGAAGgcctgaggaagaagaggagggtgaggagtTTCTTTTGGAAAACGATACCAGAGGATCAG gtgAAGGGGCGGGCCAACCTGTGGACTCAGGGCCGAGTGCAGCAGCAGTACCAGATCGATGTCCAGACCATCGAGGAGCTGTTTGGTCAGAATGACCGTCAATCAAACACCAAGGCCACGCCCACCAGGGGAGGGAAGACCAGAAGCTCGTTCAGAGAGGCCaaagaggag GTCTCCATTCTGGACTCTAAGCGAGGGATGAACATTGGGATTTTCCTCAAACAGTTCAAGAG agccaaTCAGACGATAGTAGACGAtattcaccatggcaacagtgagCCTTATGGGGCGGAGCCTCTGAGAGAGCTGCTGAAACTGCTGCCAGAGGCTGAggag GTGAAGAAGCTGAAGTCGTACCAAGGCGACGTCTCTAAGCTCTCATTGGCCGATTCCTTCGTGTACCTGCTGATTCAGCTCCCCAG TTACTCAGTCCGTATTGAGTCCATGCTGTTGAAAGAGGAGTTTCCGGGGGTGTGCGGGGCCATGAAACGAGACATTAGCATCCTTCGCTCCGCCACCAAAG AGTTAATGTGTTGTGAGGAGCTCCATGCTGTTCTCCACCTGGTGCTGCAGGCTGGAAACATCCTCAACGCT GGAGGTTATGCAGGAAACGCAGTGGGTTTCAAGCTGTCGTCCCTCCTGTCTCTGGCCGACACCAAGGCCAACAAACCGGGCATGAACCTGCTGCACTTTGTCGCTCTG GAAGCccagaaaaaagacaagaagcTGTTGGAGTTTCCTCTGAAGTTGAGTCAAGTGCAGCCTGCAGCCAG GATCTCCTTGGAAACACTGGATGCTGAACTGCAGTGGCTGACGTCTCGCACGCGCTCAGTAGAGGAAAACGtccagagagacacagagctgctgcagcaactCGACAACTTCCTGCAG tCGGCCACCTCGTCTCTGTGCTCGCTGCGCGGCAGTCGGCAGCAGCTGAAGAAAGAAGGCAGCGAGCTGATTGACTTCTTctgtgaagacagagagacgtTCAGACTGGACGACTGCTTCGGCATCTTTCACACCTTCTGCTCCAGGTTCACTGATGCTGTCAAG GAGAACATGGAGAGGGAGGCTAAGGAGGCAGCCCGTCGCCGGAGGTtacaggagctggaggagcagaagaggcacTCGTGGGCCGGGGGTGAGGAG GTGGGCGGAGCATTCAGGTTACGCTGCAGCAGCGAGGCGGACATGTCGTCTGCTGTGTCACGACACGACGAGGCCGGGCTGCTGGTGGAGCTTCTGACCCCTAAGTCTCGACCCCGCTCGCCCCTAAACAACTACCACAATCCTCTGGGACGCTCTTGGAGCTTACGGCGCTCCCGACACTCTCCATCCAGCTCGCCGTTTATTGCTGCTGATCGCGAACTGAGCACGCTCCTGGGGATGGCGACCTCTGACCACAATGTCGTCccgcagagaggagagggagaggcaatGACAGCTCTTCCATCAGCCTCACCTGAACTTAGAAGTCCAGGACTCTCCCCTCAGACTCGGCCGCAAAGTCCAAGGGTCACCACATGCAGCTTTCCCCAAAACCAGGAGCCTCAAGCGGGCCAAATGGCACCGCAAACCCCACCCTCACCTCCCAAGACCTCTTTAAGTGCACTAAACGCAAACCATACAACCGCCACTTACCTCAGCTATGACGCTACCCAGACTCAAATAAACACCATCAATCCCACAAATAAAGTTACAGTCAAACCTACCTCTGATCCGAACCAGCAATCAGACCACAACAACAATGGCAAAGATCGACTCGGCCTGGGTTTTAGCAGCCAGGGAACACTTTCACATCACCAAACTCAAGCTGGTTTGATGGGGGGACTAGCTAGAATGAACAAAGCTGATGGGGATTGTAGTGGACGCATCGCCTGCAGTGACGAGATGTTTGAACGCAGCACTGCTACTACCGGCAACATGTCTGTGGTTTTAGAGAAATGCACACTGGTGCCTGAGCTGAAAGTGTTCGACAAGGTCACCACCCTGACCAGCCCCACCGAAGGGCCTCACTTCAGTCGCCTCCATGGATATCACCGGGACAATATGGTAATCACAGCTTTGGAAGAAGAGGGAGTGGACAGATCCCACGTCCAGAAGGTGCAGAATAAGTCCCAGATTGAGAATGCAGAAAAATCTAATGTGCACAATTCTGAGACAAGCTCTTCCTCGtcacaaaaagaggaagaggaaggacgAGAGGAAAAGGTGGTTGTATGgtgtgtgacaggtgtgtgtgaggcagccGGTGAGCTCACACACGCtgacaacacacatgcagaaactgAGAAGGATCAGTGTAGGAGTGACAATCAGGGAGGAAGCCAGCAAGCTTCCTCTGCCCCAGCCAATCGCACGCCTTCAGAGCCTCAGCCGACCAATGAGAAGTCAGTGCCTGTACCCATCAGCAGCCAACCAGTGTCTGTCTCTCGCTGTGACGACccgtctctccctgtctcttccCCCATGTGGCGCCCAGCAGAGCCCACATCACCCAATGAAGCGCCTGCTCTCACCGCAGATGCCACTAAGGAAGCTAAAGAACCAGGGGAAGAAGCAGAGGGCTCCAccaatgaggagagagatgtgAAGACTGGCCCAGAGCAATCAACAGATGACAGGAGCAGAAACAAGACTGCTTCCTGTCACACAaccaatgaaaacacagaagcagcTTCCTCCACTAATGGAAAGGCAGAACGGACAACTTCGTCCAAACCATCCACCAAGAACCTCCCTACCTCTAGAACTAGACCTGCTGGGACGAAACCCGTAATCCTAAACACCACCTCTGCCGCTAACAAAGGCAAGCCTGTCCGCACCCTCACCAACTCCGAGAACCAGGACATGAGGCGAGTTGTGCCTATCTCCAGGACCAGCCGAGGTGCTCTGTCTCTGGGCAAACATCCTGAGAAGCCTCCTGGCAACCGGGGCTCCTCGAGCACTGCGGCACCTGCCAGCCCGGCCGTCTCCAACCTCACCAGCGCCTCCATCCGACGAGGAGAGAGGCCCTCAACTGCTCCCTCATCCCGACGCTCCAGCATCCACAAGACACTGGACCCCAAGGATTCGAAAGACCAGAAGGTTTCGGGTACTCAGGCATCTGCCCAAGAGCAGAACCAGGACTTGCAAAGGAAGCCGTCCATCCGAAAGACCTTAACAAAACCCAAACCCCAGCCGGAGGAGAAAATGTGTCGCTCCACTCTGCGGGCGCTCTctcaggctggaggaggaggcagtgtTAGTGCCCCTGCCACTCCTTTGCATAAAGCCACCACCCCTTCATCATCTCCGATCCCAAGTTTTGCCCGAAGCACTGCCTCTTCATCTTTCAGACGAACCCACACCACCCTTGCTCCACCTGCTCCTCCCCATTCACCCCACACTGGCTCAGACTGCTCCCCTAAATCTTCCCCCAAGACCACCTTTTCCTCCGTCGCTCCACCTggctcctcctcccctctgagGAGGTCTCAGAGCATCAGGGCTCCTCGCTCACCGCTCCACGACTCGCTGGTTCCCCCTAAAGGTCACCGGCGGAATGACAGCGGCACCTTCTCCGACAAGTCAACCAACTCTAGGGACTCTGGCAAGTCCAACAGGCCAAGCTGGAGATAA